Proteins encoded in a region of the Paenibacillus sp. W2I17 genome:
- a CDS encoding manganese-dependent inorganic pyrophosphatase — MEKALIFGHKNPDTDTICSAIAYADLKTKLGQDVEAVRLGEVNGETQFALDQFKIAAPRLIKTAANEVNKVILVDHNERQQSVSDIEEVTVVEVIDHHRIANFETNGPLYFRAEPVGCTATILNKMYKENGIEVSAPIAGLMLSAIISDSLLFKSPTCTEQDVAAARELAAIAGVDADSYGLDMLKAGADLSQKTIAELISLDAKEFVMGQSKVEIAQVNAVDVNDVLVKQPELEAAIDAIISSKGLDLFVFVVTDILNNDSVALAYGTSTKAVEKAYNVTLSDSRALLKGVVSRKSQIVPVLTEAFNTL; from the coding sequence ATGGAAAAAGCGTTAATCTTCGGTCACAAAAATCCCGATACGGATACGATCTGTTCGGCAATCGCCTATGCGGATCTCAAAACAAAATTGGGTCAGGACGTTGAAGCGGTTCGCCTCGGCGAAGTCAATGGTGAAACCCAGTTTGCACTGGATCAATTCAAAATTGCAGCACCACGTCTGATTAAAACAGCTGCAAATGAAGTAAACAAAGTTATTTTGGTTGACCACAACGAGCGTCAGCAAAGTGTAAGCGATATTGAGGAAGTGACTGTTGTTGAAGTTATCGACCATCACCGTATTGCTAACTTTGAGACAAACGGACCTCTGTATTTCCGTGCAGAGCCTGTAGGTTGTACAGCAACCATTTTGAATAAAATGTACAAAGAAAATGGCATCGAAGTGAGTGCACCGATTGCTGGCCTGATGCTGTCTGCCATTATCTCCGATTCCCTGTTGTTCAAATCCCCGACTTGCACAGAGCAGGACGTAGCTGCTGCACGTGAACTGGCTGCCATTGCTGGTGTAGATGCAGACAGCTATGGTCTGGACATGCTGAAAGCCGGCGCGGATCTGAGCCAAAAAACAATTGCTGAACTGATTTCCCTGGATGCCAAAGAATTCGTAATGGGTCAATCCAAAGTGGAAATTGCACAGGTTAATGCCGTTGACGTGAATGATGTTCTCGTGAAGCAACCTGAGCTTGAAGCAGCTATTGATGCGATCATTTCCAGCAAAGGTCTCGACCTGTTTGTATTTGTCGTAACAGACATTCTGAACAACGATTCCGTAGCTCTGGCATATGGTACATCCACTAAAGCTGTGGAGAAAGCCTACAATGTGACGCTGTCTGATAGCAGAGCGCTCTTGAAAGGCGTAGTATCACGCAAATCACAAATCGTACCGGTTCTGACGGAGGCATTCAACACGCTGTAA
- a CDS encoding metallophosphoesterase family protein, which yields MRRCVISDIHGCYDEFNALLKLADYNPQQDELILLGDYVDRGPSSKQVIEQIMQLQQQHDIMVIKGNHDAMMVKALTHDVEDYDQHWIRNGGLQTIASYLDLTFDEQQMDWNAYTEAKKWIRTHYEHHLRFLEQLPLVYEIPGYIFVHAGINPDIEDWRRQSERDFIWIRESFYSRPTTIRETVVFGHTPVKHLHDETGIWFDPSGDKIGIDGGCAYGAQLNLLEISEDGSLQTFFVRQGQSAEEPEI from the coding sequence ATGCGCAGATGTGTCATTAGTGATATTCATGGCTGTTACGATGAATTTAATGCACTGCTTAAGCTTGCAGATTATAATCCGCAGCAGGATGAATTGATTTTACTCGGTGATTATGTGGATCGCGGTCCAAGCAGCAAACAGGTGATCGAACAGATTATGCAGCTTCAGCAACAGCACGATATTATGGTGATCAAAGGAAATCACGATGCCATGATGGTCAAGGCATTGACTCATGATGTTGAGGATTATGACCAACACTGGATTCGTAATGGCGGGTTACAGACGATAGCAAGTTATCTGGATCTTACTTTTGATGAGCAGCAGATGGACTGGAATGCTTACACTGAAGCCAAAAAGTGGATACGTACACACTATGAACACCATCTTCGTTTTCTGGAACAGCTTCCGCTGGTGTACGAAATTCCGGGTTATATTTTTGTACATGCCGGGATCAACCCGGATATCGAGGATTGGAGAAGACAGTCCGAGCGGGACTTTATTTGGATTCGTGAATCATTCTATTCCAGACCAACGACGATTAGAGAGACGGTCGTATTTGGACACACCCCCGTGAAGCATTTGCATGATGAGACAGGCATTTGGTTTGACCCGAGCGGAGACAAAATTGGCATTGATGGTGGTTGTGCCTACGGAGCGCAATTGAACCTGCTGGAGATTAGCGAGGACGGCAGTCTACAGACCTTTTTTGTACGGCAAGGGCAGAGCGCGGAAGAGCCTGAGATTTAA
- the infC gene encoding translation initiation factor IF-3 has product MIKNEKIKAAEVQLTGLNGEDLGVMSTQEALLLAKQHKVDLVCLSLMTSPPPCKLIGAGAAKAEAQQAKKKASKSPDKRKVKEIRLNLAMEDHDRETKQSQAERILKKGDSVKLVIQVHGAKEGVAGKEWAEQLSKSLADFGSKTTGVQVSGKQVVVQLDPNT; this is encoded by the coding sequence ATGATCAAAAATGAAAAGATCAAAGCAGCCGAAGTGCAGCTGACCGGCCTGAATGGTGAAGATCTGGGTGTCATGTCCACGCAGGAAGCACTTCTACTTGCCAAGCAGCATAAAGTAGATCTGGTGTGCTTGTCCTTGATGACAAGTCCACCGCCATGCAAGCTGATTGGAGCTGGAGCAGCCAAAGCGGAAGCGCAGCAGGCGAAGAAAAAAGCGAGTAAATCTCCCGATAAACGTAAAGTAAAGGAAATTCGCTTGAACCTTGCGATGGAAGATCATGACCGGGAGACGAAGCAGTCTCAGGCGGAGCGCATTCTGAAGAAGGGTGATTCGGTAAAACTCGTCATCCAGGTGCATGGAGCCAAAGAAGGAGTTGCAGGCAAGGAGTGGGCTGAGCAGCTGAGCAAATCATTGGCTGATTTCGGTAGCAAAACGACAGGTGTTCAGGTAAGTGGTAAACAGGTTGTTGTGCAACTGGACCCGAATACGTAA
- a CDS encoding protein-glutamine gamma-glutamyltransferase, with the protein MIIVANQPAQLNRSEWSDFEWYWLQQLQNRPTRYVYQSMDHLRFEWDLRGSLVDAAEGLDRSGVSFASFEKSRCNPAYWNRNEEGGFELRSNVTPAEGIRDIWRNGHLYAFECATATVIVLYGGVLGSIREDAFNSLFRNLLLFDWHYDSDLRLTEKNGSETALPGDVLYFKNPDVSPETPEWQGENTFMLRENWYYGHGIGIARGEEIIRTLNQFRVPGSRVSAYLMDMVIYPDFFYLSRFAKNSQNNMAAGSTPVLPGQLYVRLGGSRYLRT; encoded by the coding sequence ATGATCATTGTTGCTAATCAACCCGCCCAGCTGAACCGCTCGGAATGGTCTGATTTTGAATGGTATTGGTTACAGCAACTCCAGAATCGTCCTACAAGGTATGTGTACCAATCTATGGATCATCTTCGTTTTGAGTGGGACTTGAGGGGCTCTCTCGTGGATGCAGCGGAAGGGTTGGATCGAAGCGGTGTGAGTTTTGCATCCTTTGAAAAATCCAGATGTAATCCTGCCTACTGGAATCGTAATGAGGAAGGTGGGTTCGAGCTCAGATCAAACGTGACCCCCGCCGAAGGTATCCGGGATATCTGGAGGAATGGACACTTATATGCCTTTGAATGTGCAACAGCTACCGTTATTGTGCTGTATGGTGGCGTGCTGGGAAGCATTCGCGAAGACGCCTTTAATTCCCTGTTTCGAAATCTGTTACTCTTTGACTGGCATTATGACAGTGACCTGCGATTAACCGAAAAAAACGGTAGCGAAACCGCCCTGCCAGGAGATGTGCTGTATTTCAAAAATCCGGATGTTTCTCCGGAAACCCCCGAGTGGCAGGGAGAGAATACGTTCATGCTGCGTGAGAACTGGTATTATGGTCATGGCATTGGTATTGCACGCGGCGAAGAAATTATACGTACCCTGAATCAGTTCCGCGTTCCAGGTAGCCGGGTCTCCGCCTACTTAATGGATATGGTGATCTATCCGGACTTCTTTTATTTATCCCGATTCGCCAAAAACAGCCAGAATAATATGGCCGCTGGTTCTACGCCTGTATTACCTGGGCAGTTATATGTACGTCTTGGTGGCAGCCGTTATTTACGCACCTGA
- a CDS encoding LLM class flavin-dependent oxidoreductase, whose protein sequence is MKLSVLEHGHINEGRSVQDTLQETVKLAQHADQLGYSRFWMSEHHGSGALSFSSPEVMIAHVAAHTDRIRVGSGGVMLPHYSAYKVAENFRLLEALHPGRIDLGIGRAPGGMPIASRALNEGKSSNVQFFPQQIADLGGYFHEQLPEDHRFASLVAGPSVPTVPEVWLLGSSSEGARIAAAQGTSYAFAQFFGTPGGEEAMKHYRRHFKPSILNDKPHSMIAVSAFCAETEEEAAELARSNELFFLRLGRGLEQSSFPSLDTVNNYPYTAMEMEQIRQRRSFSIVGTPDQVKDKITAMAERHEADEVIIASAVHSFEARLRSFGLIAEAFGLKQD, encoded by the coding sequence ATGAAACTGAGTGTACTCGAACATGGACATATCAATGAAGGACGAAGTGTACAGGATACGTTGCAGGAAACGGTGAAACTCGCACAACATGCGGATCAATTGGGGTACTCCCGTTTCTGGATGTCGGAGCATCACGGTAGTGGTGCGCTGTCTTTCTCCAGTCCTGAAGTTATGATTGCACATGTGGCTGCACATACGGATCGAATTCGCGTAGGTTCCGGTGGAGTTATGCTACCTCATTATAGTGCCTATAAGGTTGCAGAGAATTTCCGTCTGCTGGAAGCTTTGCATCCGGGGCGGATTGACCTTGGGATTGGCAGAGCACCAGGGGGCATGCCAATTGCCAGCAGAGCTCTGAATGAAGGCAAATCATCGAATGTACAATTCTTTCCGCAACAGATCGCGGATCTGGGCGGATACTTCCACGAGCAGTTGCCCGAGGATCATCGGTTTGCATCTCTGGTAGCCGGACCTTCGGTTCCCACGGTACCAGAAGTGTGGTTACTGGGTTCCAGCTCCGAAGGTGCAAGAATTGCTGCGGCGCAAGGGACGTCATATGCGTTTGCCCAATTCTTCGGAACACCAGGCGGCGAAGAAGCGATGAAACATTACCGCAGACATTTCAAGCCGTCCATCCTGAATGACAAACCACATTCAATGATTGCTGTCTCGGCATTCTGCGCGGAGACAGAGGAAGAAGCGGCTGAACTTGCGCGCAGCAATGAACTTTTCTTCTTACGCCTTGGACGAGGTCTTGAACAAAGTTCATTCCCATCTCTGGATACGGTGAACAACTATCCATACACAGCGATGGAGATGGAACAGATTCGTCAACGTCGTTCTTTTTCCATCGTGGGAACACCGGATCAGGTGAAAGACAAAATTACCGCAATGGCTGAACGCCATGAAGCAGACGAAGTCATTATTGCATCAGCGGTTCATTCGTTTGAAGCACGTCTGCGCTCATTCGGCTTGATTGCAGAAGCCTTTGGACTCAAGCAGGACTAA